From the genome of Catharus ustulatus isolate bCatUst1 chromosome 39, bCatUst1.pri.v2, whole genome shotgun sequence, one region includes:
- the LOC117010198 gene encoding cytochrome c oxidase subunit 6B1-like isoform X1, which produces MAEDIKAKLGRYKTAPFDSRFPNQNQTRNCWQNYLDFQRCQRSLSSRGADVTPCQWYFRVYKSLCPTSWVTAWDEAREEGTFPGKI; this is translated from the exons ATGGCTGAGGACATCAAGGCCAAGCTGGGCCGGTACAAGACGGCGCCGTTCGACAGCCGGTTCCCCAACCAGAACCAGACCAGGAACTGCTGGCAGAACTACCTGg ATTTCCAGCGGTGCCAGCGGTCCCTGTCCTCGCGCGGTGCCGATGTCACCCCCTGCCAGTGGTATTTCCGCGTCTACAAGTCCCTGTGCCCGACCTCATGG gtgacagCGTGGGACGAGGCCCGTGAGGAGGGGACCTTCCCCGGCAAGATCTGA
- the LOC117010198 gene encoding cytochrome c oxidase subunit 6B1-like isoform X2: protein MAEDIKAKLGRYKTAPFDSRFPNQNQTRNCWQNYLDFQRCQRSLSSRGADVTPCQWYFRVYKSLCPTSWVTAWDEAREEGTFPGKI, encoded by the exons ATGGCTGAGGACATCAAGGCCAAGCTGGGCCGGTACAAGACGGCGCCGTTCGACAGCCGGTTCCCCAACCAGAACCAGACCAGGAACTGCTGGCAGAACTACCTGg ATTTCCAGCGGTGCCAGCGCTCTCTCTCCTCCCGCGGTGCCGAT GTCACCCCCTGCCAGTGGTATTTCCGCGTCTACAAGTCCCTGTGCCCGACCTCATGG gtgacagCGTGGGACGAGGCCCGTGAGGAGGGGACCTTCCCCGGCAAGATCTGA